In Argopecten irradians isolate NY chromosome 11, Ai_NY, whole genome shotgun sequence, one DNA window encodes the following:
- the LOC138334542 gene encoding WAG22 antigen-like encodes WGGGGGGGGGGGGGGGGGGGGGGGGGGGGGGGGGVGGGGGGGGGGGGGGGGGGWGGGGGGGGGGGGGGGGGGGGGGGGGGGGGGGGGGGGGGGGGGGGGGGGGGGGGGGVGGGGGGGGGGGGGGGGGGWGGGGGGGGGGGGGGGGGGGGGGVGGGGGGGGGGDGGGEGGGGGGGGGGGGRGGGGGGGGGGGGGGGGGGGGGGGGGRGGGGGGGGGGWGGLGGGGGLGGGGVGGGGGGGGGGGGGVGGGGGGGGGGGGGGGQAENS; translated from the exons tgggggggggggggggggggggggggggggggggggggggggggggggggggggggggggggtggggggggggggggggggggggggggggggggggggggggttggggggggggggggggggggggggggggggggggggggggggggggggggggggtggggggggggggggggtggggggggggggggggggggggggggggggggggggggggggggggggggggggggtggggggggggggggggggggggggggggggggggggggggggggggggggggggggggggggggggggggggggggggggggggggggggggggtgggggggggggggggggggggggggggggggggggggggggggggggggggggggtgggggggggggggggggggggggggggggggggggggggggggggggggggggggggggggggggggggtgggggggggtggggggggggggggggggggggatggggggggggaggggggggggggggggggggggggggggggggggggtagggggggggggggggggggggggggggggggggggggggggggggggggggggggggggggggggggggggggggggagggggggggggggg ggggggggggggggggggtggggggggttagggggggggggggggttggggggggggggggtggggggggggggtggggggggggggggggggggggggggggtgggggggggggggggggggggggggggggggggggggggggggggg caagctgaaaacagctaA